One segment of Coriobacteriia bacterium DNA contains the following:
- the lspA gene encoding signal peptidase II — MAIASAILICDQVVKAVARSALQLGQPVPLIPGLVRLVMVHNTGAAFGLFQGGRPVFVLTSLLVLFVIAAYWRRVRPSAWPVVIALALIAGGSIGNLIDRALVGQVTDFFEFTFVEFPVFNVADMAIVCGVALLMVWVLFGPQPAETPAEELEQPAEILGASEDHAAHVEAVKDDDEPLAESAPDASGTADVPEPSVRASDHEELAG; from the coding sequence GTGGCAATCGCATCCGCAATCCTGATCTGCGACCAGGTCGTCAAGGCGGTCGCGCGTTCCGCACTGCAGCTCGGGCAACCGGTTCCGCTCATACCCGGTTTGGTCCGCCTCGTCATGGTGCACAACACCGGCGCTGCCTTCGGGCTGTTCCAGGGCGGCCGGCCCGTTTTCGTGCTCACATCGCTGCTCGTACTGTTTGTGATCGCGGCATACTGGCGCCGAGTTCGGCCGAGCGCGTGGCCTGTCGTCATCGCACTGGCTCTGATCGCGGGCGGGTCGATCGGCAATCTGATCGACCGCGCGCTTGTAGGCCAGGTGACCGACTTCTTCGAGTTCACCTTCGTCGAGTTCCCGGTGTTCAACGTGGCCGACATGGCGATCGTCTGCGGCGTGGCGTTGCTGATGGTATGGGTGCTGTTCGGCCCTCAGCCCGCCGAGACACCCGCCGAGGAGCTCGAGCAGCCCGCCGAGATTCTCGGGGCGAGTGAAGACCACGCCGCGCATGTGGAGGCCGTGAAAGACGACGACGAACCGCTCGCCGAGTCTGCGCCCGACGCTTCCGGCACTGCTGATGTGCC